The following nucleotide sequence is from Streptomyces sp. NBC_00237.
CGAGAAGGACGACCTCCTCGCCTCCGCCGACCTGATCAGCCTGCACGTGCCCCTGCTGCCCAGCACCCGCCACCTCATCGACGCCACGGCCCTGCGCGCCATGAAGGACGACGCGATCCTCGTGAACTCCAGCAGGGGCGGCCTGGTCGACACCGAGGCCCTGGTGAACGAACTGCGGGCCGGGCGCTTCGCGGGGGTCGGCCTGGACGTGTACGAGGCGGAGGCGGGCCTGTTCTTCCTCGACAAGTCCCTGACGGTCGTCGAGGACGACACCCTGGCCCGCCTGGTCACCTTCCCCAACGTCCTGGTCACCTCGCACCAGGCGTACTACACGGTCGATGCCCTGGAGCAGATCATCGACGCGACCGTGCAGAACGTCACGGACTTCCTGGCGGGCCGCCGCAGCGACAACGTCCTGGTTCCGGCGCGGGACGCGGCCGCCGCCTGACCCCCTTCAGACCCCCGTCGGCACGAACGCCTCCAGCAGCCGCGTCACCACCGCGGCCCCGCGCAGGCTGAGCACCGACTCCGGGTGGAACTGCACGGAGGCGAAGCCGGGCCCCCGCAGGGCGTGCAACTCCCCGGAGGCGTGGTTGCGGGCGCTCTCCACACCGTGCGCGGCCAGCTCCGCTGCCTCCGCCGCGTCGCACACCGCCGTGAAGCTGTTGTAGAACCCGACCGTCTCCGGCCGGCCGAACAGCACGATCCGCTCCTGCGCCCCCTGGTACGGCACCTCCTTGCGGGCGATGCGCAGCCCCAGCTCCGCCGCGATCAGCTCGTGCCCCAGGCACACCCCGAGCACCCCGTGCGCGACGCCTCCCCGGTGGCGCCTGGCCAGCAGGTCCGCCGTCAGCGCCCGCAGGAAGCGCATCTTCGGGTCCGCCGCGTCCTGCGGGTTCCCGGGCCCTGGACCGAGCACCACCGGCCCCTGATGCGCCAGTGCCGCCTCCCGCAGCCCCGGCTCGTCGAAGCGCCGTACGGTCACCTCAAGGCCCGACGAGCGCAGCACGTGCGCCAGCATCGCCGTGAAGGTGTCCTCCGCGTCCACCACCAGGGCGTGCCCCGACAGCGTCCGCTCCCGCTCCTGCATCCGCAGCCAGAAGGGCGAGAGCCCGGCCCGCCGCCCGTCCAGCGCCGCCCGCACCCGTGCGTCCTGCGCCAGCGGTGGGCGTACCGACTCGTCCCGCGGGCGTCCGGGACGTACCCCCAGAGCGGCCAGCACACCCGCCGCCTTGGCGTGCGTCTCGGCCACCTCCGACGCCGGGTCCGAGTGCCGTACGAGCGTGGCCCCGACCGGCACCCGCAGGCGGCCGTCCAGCGCGATGTCGGCCGTACGGATGAGGATCGGCGAGTCCAGGGTCTGCGCCCCGGACGCGTCGACGCCCAGCAGTGCCAGCGCGCCCGCGTAGTAGCCCCGCCCTCCCACTTCGTGGCGCTCGATCACCCGGCAGGCGTTCTGCACGGGCGACCCGGTCACCGTCGCGGCGAACATCGTCTCCCGCAGCACCTGGCGCACGTCCAGCGAACTGCGCCCCCGCAGCTCGTACTCGGTGTGCGCGAGGTGGGCCATCTCCTTGAGGCGCGGGCCGACGACCACACCGCCCATGTCGCCGACGGTGCACATCATCTTGAGCTCCTCGTCGACGACCATCGAGAGCTCCTCGGTCTCCTTCGGATCGGCGAGGAAGTCCAGGAGGTCGTCGGGGGTGGGCCCGTCGGCCGGGTAGCGGTAGGTGCCGCTGATCGGATTCATCACGACCGTCCCCCCGGACATCCGCACGTGGACCTCCGGACTGGCGCCCACCAGCACCCTGTCGCCCGTGTGGACGACGTACGTCCAGTACGCGCCCCGCTCCCCGTCCAGCAGCCGCCGGAACAGGGCGAGCGCGTCCGCCCGTCCGAAGCCGGGGATCTCACCGGTGTAGGTGCGCCGGATGACGAAGTTCGCGCCCTCGCCCCGCCCGATCTCGGAATCGATGACGCGTTGGACGATCCTCGCGTACTCCTCGTCGTCCACGTCGAAGGAGCCGCCCTCCACCCCGACCCGGTGTGCGGGCAGCGCGGAAAGCACCTCCTCAAGAGGAAGCTCGAACGCCTCGTCCGCGACCAGCACGCTCAGCGGCGTCCCGTCGTCGCGCACGTCGAAGCCGCGTTCCCTGATCTGCCGGAACGGTACGAGGGCGAGGACCGGCCGTCCGTCCTCGCCGACGGGCAGGTCCGCGAGCCGCTCGGCCTCGTGCACAGAGCCGATCAGCACCTCGACGGTGTCGTGGTCGCGCCCGGGGGTGCGGCGGCGCAGCAGTGCGAAGGGCGGGCAGTCGTCGTCGAGCAGACGGGACAACGGAGTGACGGGAGACGGTGCGTCCGTGGGAGACATGCGGGGGTTCCTTCCGGGTGCGGAGCCGGAGGAACGGCCGGGAAAACAAAAAGGCCGCCCTCCTGGGGCGGCCTGTGCGTCAGTGGATGTACGCGCGATCAGTGGGCCGCCGGATGAGCGGTCCACCACCAGTTCTGGAGCGAGAGGATCTGGGTCTGCGCGAACATGTGGCGGACCTTACAGCATTCAGGCGTGCGCTCGCCGGGCGGAGAGCCGCAGACTCGAAGAAGTTCCCCATCAGGAATCTCCACACCTTCTCCTCTTCTGTCCCACCAGCTTCTTCACTTACTTTCGTGCTGGCAGAGTTCACGCACAACAGTGCGAGGACGGCCTCTCCCTGAAGGGCGTGCCAGGTGAACCCGCGCGTATCCGTCGTCGTGCCCGTGCACAACACCGCTCCTTACCTGGAGCGCTGTTTCGGCTCGGTGCTCTCCCAGAGCCTCGCCCAGGACCAGTGGGAGGTCGTCGCCGTCGACGACGGCTCCACCGACGGCGGCGGCGCCTGGCTCGACGCGTTCGCCCGGGAGCACACCAACGTCACGGTGGTCCACCAGGAGGCGTCCGGCGGCGCGGGCAAGCCCCGCAACGTCGGCATCGAACACGCCCGCGGCGAGTTCCTGTTCTTCCTCGACTCCGACGACCACCTCGGCCCCGAGGCCCTGGAGCGTCTGCTGGCCATGGCCGACGAGCACGGCTCGGACGTCGTCTACGGCCGGATCGTCGGCGGCGGCGGCCGACCGGCACCCGTGGACCTGCGCACCAGCAACCCCGACGTCAGCCTCTTCGACTCGCCCGTCTACTGGACGCTCGCCGCCTACAAGCTGTGGCGGCGCACCCTGATAGACGACCAGGAACTGCGCTTCGTGGAGAACAGGCTGCGCGGCGAGGACGTCCCGTTCGCCGTCAGGGGCCTGCTGAACGCCGGACGCATATCCGTCGTCGCCGACCACGACTGCTACGTCCTCGAAGGCCGCGACGACAACAGCAACGCCTCCGAGCAGGACATCGACTGGATCGACCACCTGCGGCACGCCGAATCCATCCTGCGTCTGGTGGGCGATCACGTGCCCGCCGGAGCCGACCGCGACAAGCTCGTCGAGCGGCACTTCCACGGCGAGATCCTCAGCGTCTTCGGCGGCCACTTCGCCCACCTCGACGAGGAGGCGCGCGCCCTGGTGCTCAAGGCCGCCCGCCCGCTGGTCGAGGAGTGGCTCACCGACCGGATATTCCAGGCCCTGCCGCCCCGGCTGAGGCTGCGCGCGCACTGCGTCCTGGGCGGACTGCTCAAGGAGCTCACGGAGATCGTCCGCGCCGACGCACAGGGCGAGCCGGGCCCCGCGGTGGTCCGCGACGGGCGCGCCTTCGCCCCGTACCCGTACTTCCGCGACGCGAGCCGCGCGCTGCCCGACGCCTGCTACGACCTGACCTCCCGCGTCGTGCTGCGCCAGTCCCCGGACGCCTGGACCTGGCAGGACGGCGTGCTGACGGTCACCGGCAGCGCCTCCCTCACCCTGCTGCCCGGGGCCGGGCAGCAGGTCGCCCTGGTGCTGCGCAACGGCGCGGCCGAGCACCGCGTGCCCGCCACCCGAACCGACGACGGCGCCTACCGCGCCGAGATCGACCCGGGCGCGGCGGCCGACGGCATCGCACTGTCCGAAGGCAACTGGACGGTGCGGCTGGAGGTCGGCGCTCCCGCCGAGGACGGCAGCGAACCCCTCACCAAGATCGCCTGGCTGTCCGCGCCCGACCCGGCCCCCGCGCCCCTGGTCCGGCTCTCCGGCGGCCGGGGCACCCCCGTCGTGGCCGCCTCGGTCTACGCCTCCGAACCGCACCACCACGCCAACCTGGACATCGGCGCGCACCGCCACCCGCTGGGACCGGACGCCCGCGCGGCCGTCACCCGGCGGCTGCTGACCGCGCCCCGGATCACCGCCGCCGTCACGCTCCCGGACTGTCCCGCGGACGCCGAACTGGAGCTCGTGCTCGCACTGGAGGGCCGGAGCGTCGTATTGAAGACAGAAACCACCCGGCTGGCCGGTTCCCGGTTCACCCTGAGCGGCACGCTCGGAGCTGCGTCCGAGGGTCGCTGGGACGTACGGATCCGGGTTCGCGGACAGGGCTTCACCAGGGACATTCCCGCCGTGGACGCCGTCGGCGGGACGGCCTCGGCCGTGCTCGCCGTTCCCGCGCACTGGAAGTGGACCCGGCGTCTCACCTTGTGAGCGCGGCGTGGAGCACCCGTTTGCACCCCGTAGGCTGGCCGGGTGACCGTGAACGCGAAGACCACCCTCACGGGTGGCAACACCTGGCGCGACCTTCCTGCGGCGCAGCAGCCCGAGTACCCCGATGCTGAGGCGCTGCGCGATGTTGTCGCGGACCTCGAATCGTATCCGCCGCTCGTCTTCGCGGGCGAGTGCGACCAGCTGCGCGCCCGACTGGGAGCCGTCGCCAAGGGCGAGGCGTTCCTGCTCCAGGGGGGCGACTGCGCGGAAGCATTCGACGCCGTGTCGGCCGACCACATCCGCAACAAGCTCAAGACCCTTCTCCAGATGGGCGCCGTGCTGACGTACGCCGCGTCCGTGCCCGTCGTCAAGGTGGGCCGGATCGCCGGTCAGTACAGCAAGCCGCGCTCCAAGGGCACCGAGACCCGCGACGGCATCACCCTGCCGACGTACCGGGGCGACTCGGTGAACGGTTTCGCCTTCACCGAGGAGGCGCGGGTCCCGGACCCCGAGCGCCTCAAGAGGATGTACAACGCCTCGGCGTCCACCCTCAACCTCGTGCGCGCCTTCACCACCGGTGGTTACGCGGACCTGCGCCAGGTGCACGCCTGGAACCAGGACTTCGTGAAGAACTCGCCGTCCGGCCAGCGCTACGAGCAGCTCGCCCGCGAGATCGACAACGCGCTGAACTTCATGAAGGCCGCCGGGACCGACCCGGCGGAATTCCGCACGGTGGAGTTCTACGCCTCCCACGAGGCGCTGCTGCTGGACTACGAGTCGGCGCTCACCCGCGTGGACTCCCGGACGGGCAACCTCTACGACGTGTCCGGCCACATGGTCTGGATCGGCGAGCGCACCCGTCAGATGGACGGCGCGCACATCGAGTTCGCGTCGAAGATCCGCAACCCGATCGGCATCAAGCTCGGCCCCACGACCACGGTCGACGAGGCGCTCGGCTACATCGACAAGCTGGACCCGGACCGCGAGCCCGGCCGCCTGACCTTCATCGTCCGCATGGGCGCCGACAAGGTCCGCGACAAGCTGCCCGAGCTGGTCGAGAAGGTCACCGCTTCCGGCGCCACCGTCGCGTGGATCACCGACCCGATGCACGGCAACACCTACGAGGCCGCCTCCGGCCACAAGACGCGCCGCTTCGACGACGTCCTGGACGAGGTCAAGGGCTTCTTCGAGGTCCACAAGGGCCTCGGCACCCACCCGGGCGGCATCCACGTCGAGCTCACCGGTGACGACGTCACCGAGTGCGTGGGCGGCGGCGACGAGATCTTCGTCGACGACCTGCACCAGCGCTACGAGACGGCCTGCGACCCGCGGCTCAACCGCAGCCAGTCGCTCGACCTGGCGTTCCTGGTGGCGGAGATGTACCGCGACCAGTAGTTCCCGCCCGGCGACGGACACGTACGCGACAGACGGTGGGGCCCGGATCCTTGTGATCCGGGCCCCACTGTCGTACCGGGGGTTTCCCCCACGCCTCGCCATGGGTAAGGTTAGGTTTACCTGACCGAGGGTTGTCCTGGCTGTGGGATCGAGGTGTCCGTGTTCGTCTGCTCCTGCTTCGGTGTGACCGACCAGCAGATCAAGGCCCACGCCGCCGACGGAGCCTGCACTCCGCGCCAGATAGCCTCCGTCACCAAGGCCGGTACGGACTGCGGCAACTGCGTCCGTACGATCCAGGGCCTGCTGGGCCGGGGGGCGTGTCCGCGCCGCGGCCTCATCGAGAAGCGTGAACTCCTCGCACAGGACCTTGACGCCGCTGCCGTCCAGGACGACGTGCCCGCCCTCGGTGAAGCCGCCTAGGACCCCGCGGGGGCGGGCAAGGAACCGTTCCTACGCCTCGCTCGGCTGCTCGATCAACTGGGCGATGTAGAGCGGCTCGCCGAGCTTCTCGACCAGCTCCAGCTGGGTGTCGAGGTAGTCGATGTGGTGCTCCTCGTCCGCGAGGATGTCCTCGAAGATCTTGGCCGACGTGATGTCGCCCTTGCCACGCATGACCTCCGCGCCGCGCTTCAGCCGGTCGATCGCCTCGACCTCGATCATGCGGTCCGCCTGGAACATCTCGGTGACCGTCTGGCCGATCCGGACGTGGAAGAGCCGCTGGTAATTGGGCAGGCCGTCGAGGAAGAGGATGCGGTCGGTGAGGACCTCCGCGTGCTTCATCTCGTCGAACGACTCGGCGCGCGTGTACTTCGCGAGCTTGGTCCAGCCGAAGTTGTCCTGCATCTTCGCGTGGAGGAAGTACTGGTTGATCGCCGTCAGTTCGGCGGTCAGCTGCTCGTTGAGAAATTCAATGACCTCGGGGTCGCCCTGCATCGCTGGGCTCCTTCCAGGGGGGACCGGGCAGATTGCGCGCATCCTTGCACCGGTTCTCGGAGGCCGTCCAGTAAGTGCCTCCTTAGTAGGAGTTGCCCGAATCGGCCCAGACCCGGTCATGACCACCCCTCGCGGTCTGTCACCATGGAGGACATGGGTCAGCCGGAAAGCCGGGAATACCGCGACATCGAGCACTCCGAGCTTCCGCCGGGACAGCGGCTGCAGCGTGGCTGGCCAGTCACCCACTACGGGCCCGTCCCCAAGTTCAAGCCCGACCGCTGGGAATTCCGTGTCTTCGGCGCGACCGCGGACGGCGAGAAGCACTGTTGGAACCACGAGGAGTTCTCGGCGCTGCCCTTCGACACCGTCGTCGCCGACCTGCACTGCGTGACGAAATTCAGCATGCTGGGGGCCGAATGGGGTGGTGTCGCCGCCCGTACGATCCTGGACCTCGCGCCGCCCGCCCCCGGTGTCACCCACGTCATGGTCTGGGCCGAGTACGGCTACAGCGCCAACGTCCGCATCGAGGACTTCACTGACGAGCGCACCATCCTCGCCACGCACAAGGGTGACGACCTGCTCACCGCGGAACACGGCTTCCCGCTGCGTCTGGTGGTGCCGCACCTGTACGCCTGGAAGGGTCCCAAGTGGGTCCGGGGCGTCGAGTACATGACGGCCGACCGCCGAGGCTTCTGGGAGGAGCGCGGCTATCACAACATCGGCGACCCCTGGCGCGAGCAGCGCTACTCCTACCAGGAGGAACCGGGAGAGGGCCCGGAGCTGTAGCCGGTGGCCGTTCGCCGAGCGCCGTGCCGATGACCATGCCGAGCACCTCGCCGGTGCAAACCGCGTAACCCCTTAGGAGTGTTCCTCCGTCACGGTGCGCGCAGCTCCTTCAGCCGTGCCACGTCCGCCGCGTGCCCCTCCTTGCCGCCGGGCGTCTCGATGATCAGGGGTACGCCCTCCGTCGCCGGGTGCGAGAACAGCTCCCGGAACGGTTCCTCGCCGATGTGGCCGGCGCCGATGTTCTCGTGCCGGTCCTTGTGCGCGCCTGTGACGTCCTTGGAGTCGTTGGCGTGGATCAGCTTCAGCCGGCCCTCGCCGACGGTGTCCACCAGCAGGTCCAGCGTCTGCTTCATGCCGCCGGGCCCGGCGAGGTCGTGGCCCGCCGCGAAGATGTGGCAGGTGTCCAGACAGACGCCCAGCTTCGGGTGGTGGTCCAGGGCGTCGAAGTACGGGCCGAAGTCCCAGGTCCGCGAGCACAGCGAGAAGCCCTGACCGGCCGTCGACTCCAGCAGGAGGTACGGGTCGTCGTCGTGGGTCAGCTCCTCCAGCAGAGGGAGCAGATGTGTGCGCACCTGCGCGAGGGCCTCCTCGCGGGGCCGTCCGCCGGTCGCCGAACCGGTGTGCACGACGACGCCCAGCGCGCCGATGGCACGGGCCCTGCGCAGCGAGTGCCGCAGTGACTCCACGGACTTCTCGACGGTCGCCTCGGTGTGCGAGCCGAAGTTGATCAGGTACGGGGCGTGGACGTACGCCGGAACGCGCTCGGCCGCACAGGCGGCCCGGAACTGCTCGTCCTGCGCCGGGTTTCCGACGGGGGTCGCCCAGCCGCGCGGATTGGCGACGAAGACCTGCACGGCCTCCGCGCCCATCTCGCGGGCGTACGGCAGTCCTGTGGAGGCGAGTCCTCCGGCGACCGGGACGTGCCCGCCGATCGGATTGCGGGACGCCGGGAAGTCGGCGGGGAACGGGGTGGGGGTTTCTGCGGTGCTCATCACCGTCCAGGATGCCGCACCGTCGGGACGCCCCGTGCGGGGCGTCCCTGTGACAGGCGTCAACGAGCGTTACAGCCTCTAACGGACGCTAGAGAATCTTCGTCGTGATGGTGACCGTGCCGCCCTCGGGTGCCTGCTGGCCGCCCTCGACGGACTGCTTCTCGATCACCTTGCTGAAGGACAGGAGCGGACGGTCCACCTCGACCTGGAAGCCCGCCGCCTTGAGGATGCGGGTCGCTTCGTCGGCGTGCTTGCCGAGCACGTCGGGCACCGGGATCATCCGCGGCCCCTTGGAGACCGTCAGCGTGACCCGCTCGCCCTGGCCGAGCCGGGTGCCCGCGGGCACCGACTGGCGGCCCACCTGACCCGCCGGAGCCGGCGAGTTGACCTGCCCGGGTGCGACGTCGACCTTCAGGCCGAGCCCTTCGAGGGTGCTGGTGGCGTCCTCGACGCTCTGCCCGGTCACGGTCGGCATGTCCACCGGCGAGCCCTTGCTGACGACCAGCGCGACCGCGGAGTCGGGGGAGCGGCCGGTGCCGGCCTGCGGGTCCGTGCTGATCACCGTGCCCAGCGGGATGTCCTCGCTGAACGCCTTGGTGACGACGCCGGGCGACAGGCCCGCGTCCTTCAGTTCCCGTTTGGCCTTCGCCAGCGGCACCCTCTTGAGGTCGGGCACCTTCACGATCTCCGGTCCGCGCGAGATCACCAGCGTCACCGCGTCGTTCACGCGGATGCGCTCGCCCGGCGCCGGACGGCTGTCCATGACGGCGCCGCGCGCGACCGTGTCGCTGAACTTCCGTTCCACGCCCTTCACGTCGAGTCCCGCTTCGCCGAGCTTCTTGCGGGCGTCCTTCTCGGACTTGCTCAGCAGTCGGGGCACCTCGGTGAACTGCCCGGAGTTGATGTACCAGACCCCGGCGCCCAGCCCCAGTGCCAGCAGTACGGCGGCGACCAGCGAGATCAGGGTGCGGCGCGAGGGCGCGGGCCGCCGGGACGCACGGCGTACGGGCTCGGGCTCCTCCGGGAGGGGGCGCACCAGCCGACTGGTGTGCTGCCGCTCGTCGGGCAGGGACTGCGGGAGCACGTTCGTGTGCTCCGGGGCGGGAGCGGTGCGCGGGATGACGCTGGTGTGCTCCTCGGGGCCCGTGGGCACGCTCTGCCTGGCCTGCGGCGGTACGACGTCCAGCTGCTCGTCGGAGAGTGCGCCGCGCGCGGTGCGCGCCTGCCCCAGCAGGGCCACCGCGTCGAACGGGCGGGCCTGCGGATTGCGGGCCGTGGCGCTCGCCACCAGCTCGTCCAGCTCCAGCGCCAGTCCGGGTACGGCGGCGGACGGCGGCGGGACGTCCTCGTTGAGGTGCTGGAAGAGCACCTGCGCCGGTGTGCCGCCGGAGCGGGGCTTGCTGCCGGTGAGCATCTCGTAGAGGACCACACCGCACGCGTACACGTCGGTACGGGTGTCGGAGGTGCCGTGCTCGATCTGCTCGGGGGCGAGGTAGGAGACCGTGCCGAGGACGGAGCCCGTGGTGCTGGTGACCGTGTCCACGGCCCGTACGAGACCGAAGTCGGCGACCTTCACCCGGCCGTCGTCCCCTATCAGGACGTTCTCCGGCTTCATGTCCCGGTGCACGAACCCGGCCCGGTGCGCGGCGCCGAGGGCGGCCAGCACCGGCTCCAGGATGTCCAGCGCGGCCCGGGGCTGGAGCGCGCCGCGCTCGCGCAGGACGTCGCGCAGGGTGCAGCCCGCGATGTACTCCATCGCCAGGTAGACGTAGTCGCCGTCGGCGCCCTGGTCGAAGACGCCGACCACATTGGGGTGCGCGAGACGGGCCACCGACTTGGCCTCGCGGATGAACCGCTCGACGAAGGTGGCGTCGGCGGCGAGCGAGAGGTGCATCACCTTGAGGGCGAGCACACGGTCGAGGCGGGTGTCCACGGCCCGGTAGACCGTGGCCATCCCGCCGACGGCGATGCGTGCCTCGACGAGGTAGCGGCCGTCGAGCAGCTGCCCGACGAGGGGGTCCTGGAGGGTCGTGTCCACGGAGGGAGTCTACGAGCCGGTAGGGACGCGGCGGACGGGTGCGTACGGGGCGGGGCCGTACTGAAGCCGAGCTGTGACAGGCGATCTCGGCCCGGGGAGTCAGAACGCGGGCCGCTCCGGGTCCAGGCGGGCCAGGCCCGACTCCGGGGACGACGCCTCCGCGAAGTGGCGGCGGGGGATGCGGCCCGCACGGTGGGCCAGGCGTCCCGCCTCCACCCCGTGCCGCATCGCCTCCGCCATCAGCACCGGCTCCTGCGCCCGCGTGACCGCGGAGGCGAGCATCACACCGGCGCATCCCAGCTCCATCGCCAGCACGGCGTCCGACGCCGTCCCCGCCCCGGCGTCCAGGATCACCGGCACCCCGGCCCGTTCCACGATCAGCTCGAAGTTGTGGGGGTTGCGGATGCCGAGACCGGAGCCGATGGGGGAGCCCAGCGGCATCACCGCCGCGCACCCCACGTCCTCCAGCTTGCGCGCCAGCACCGGATCGTCGTTCGTGTACGGCAGGACGGTGAAGCCGTCGTCGACGAGGGTCTCCGCCGCGTCCAGCAACTCGATCGGGTCCGGCAGCAGGGTCCGCTCGTCGGCGATGACCTCCAGCTTCACCCAGTCCGTGCCGAGGGCCTCCCGCGCGAGGCGGGCCGTGAGGACGGCCTCGCCCGCCGTGTAGCAGCCCGCGGTGTTCGGCAGCACCCGGATGCCCAGCTTGTCCAGTACGGACAGCACGGAGCCCTGTACGGACGGGTCGAGCCGCCGCATGGCCACCGTCGTCAGCTCGGTGCCCGAGGCGATCAGGGAGCGCTCCAGGACGTCGAGGCTGGGCGCCCCGCCCGTACCCATGATCAGACGGGACGAGAAGGAGGCGCCGCCCAGTTCGAAGAGGTCGTCGGCCATGGGGTCAGCCTCCCTGGACAGCGGTGAGGACCTCGACGCGGTCGCCGTCGCCGAGTGCGGTGTCCGCCCACCGGCCGCGCGGGACCACGGTTTCGTTGAGCGCCGCGGCCACGCCCGCGTGCGCGCGCGTGAGTGTCGCGACGAGGTCGCCGAGGGTGGTGCCGGGGGAGACCGCGCGCCCTTCGCCGTTCACGGACACGTTCACAGAGGGGTTCACGGGGGTGCTCATGCGGGCTGCTCCTGTCGTACGGGAAGGGGCGCGGCGGGGGCGAACCGGCGCGGGGTGAAGGCACGTGCCTCGTCGGGCAGCCGCCCGGTCGTCAGTACGGTCGCCATGACGTCCCCCGTCACGGGCGTCAGCAGCACACCGTTGCGGTAGTGCCCGGTCGCCAGCACCAGCCCCGGCAGTGCGGTCGGGCCGAGCAGGGGGGCGTTGTCGGGGGAGCCAGGGCGCAGTCCTGCCCTGGTTTCGGTGAGGGGGAGTTCGGTGATGCCGGGGACGAGTTCGTGGGCGTCGCGCAGCAGCTCGTACACCCCGCCCGCCGTCACCGTGGTGTCCCAGCCGAGCTCCTCGCTGGTCGCCCCGACGACGAGTTCGCCGTTCGACCGGGGCACCAGGTAGACGTGGCTGCCGCGCACCACCGCACGCACCGTGCGGCTCAGGAACGGGGCGTACGCGGGCGGCACCGTCAGCCGCAGCACCTGTCCCTTGACGGGGCGTACCGGAGGGAGCACCTCCGGGGGCACTCCCGCGAGCCGGCCGCTCAGCGAACCCGCCGCCAGCACCACCTGGTCGGCGACGAGCTCGGTGCCGTCGGCCAGGAGCGCGCCGCTCGCCCGTTCCCGTACGACACGGAGCCGTTCGGCGCTCGTGCGGTGCAGGACCACTCCGGCGCGCTCACAGGCCGTCAGGAGGGCCGAGGCGAGGCGTCGCGGGTCGATCTGGTGGTCGCCGTCCACCCGCAGTCCGCCGCGCACGCCCGGCGCGAGCATCGGCTCCAGGCGGCGGCACTCGCGCCCGCTCAGCCACTCCGACTCCAGGCCCGACTGGCTTTGCAGGGCGTGCAGTTCGCGCAGGTGGGCCCGGTCGTCGGCGTCCAGGGCGACGGCGAGGGTGCCGCACGCGCGGTAGCCGGTGTCCTGTCCGGTCGCCTCCTGAAGCTCCCTGACGAAGTCCG
It contains:
- the pknB gene encoding Stk1 family PASTA domain-containing Ser/Thr kinase produces the protein MDTTLQDPLVGQLLDGRYLVEARIAVGGMATVYRAVDTRLDRVLALKVMHLSLAADATFVERFIREAKSVARLAHPNVVGVFDQGADGDYVYLAMEYIAGCTLRDVLRERGALQPRAALDILEPVLAALGAAHRAGFVHRDMKPENVLIGDDGRVKVADFGLVRAVDTVTSTTGSVLGTVSYLAPEQIEHGTSDTRTDVYACGVVLYEMLTGSKPRSGGTPAQVLFQHLNEDVPPPSAAVPGLALELDELVASATARNPQARPFDAVALLGQARTARGALSDEQLDVVPPQARQSVPTGPEEHTSVIPRTAPAPEHTNVLPQSLPDERQHTSRLVRPLPEEPEPVRRASRRPAPSRRTLISLVAAVLLALGLGAGVWYINSGQFTEVPRLLSKSEKDARKKLGEAGLDVKGVERKFSDTVARGAVMDSRPAPGERIRVNDAVTLVISRGPEIVKVPDLKRVPLAKAKRELKDAGLSPGVVTKAFSEDIPLGTVISTDPQAGTGRSPDSAVALVVSKGSPVDMPTVTGQSVEDATSTLEGLGLKVDVAPGQVNSPAPAGQVGRQSVPAGTRLGQGERVTLTVSKGPRMIPVPDVLGKHADEATRILKAAGFQVEVDRPLLSFSKVIEKQSVEGGQQAPEGGTVTITTKIL
- a CDS encoding thiazole synthase, producing MADDLFELGGASFSSRLIMGTGGAPSLDVLERSLIASGTELTTVAMRRLDPSVQGSVLSVLDKLGIRVLPNTAGCYTAGEAVLTARLAREALGTDWVKLEVIADERTLLPDPIELLDAAETLVDDGFTVLPYTNDDPVLARKLEDVGCAAVMPLGSPIGSGLGIRNPHNFELIVERAGVPVILDAGAGTASDAVLAMELGCAGVMLASAVTRAQEPVLMAEAMRHGVEAGRLAHRAGRIPRRHFAEASSPESGLARLDPERPAF
- the thiS gene encoding sulfur carrier protein ThiS; this translates as MSTPVNPSVNVSVNGEGRAVSPGTTLGDLVATLTRAHAGVAAALNETVVPRGRWADTALGDGDRVEVLTAVQGG
- the thiO gene encoding glycine oxidase ThiO — encoded protein: MHTSVDSSGRPYDVLVVGGGIIGLVTAWRAAQRGLRVALADPEPGGGAAQVAAGMLAAVTELHYGEQTLLGLNLASARRYPDFVRELQEATGQDTGYRACGTLAVALDADDRAHLRELHALQSQSGLESEWLSGRECRRLEPMLAPGVRGGLRVDGDHQIDPRRLASALLTACERAGVVLHRTSAERLRVVRERASGALLADGTELVADQVVLAAGSLSGRLAGVPPEVLPPVRPVKGQVLRLTVPPAYAPFLSRTVRAVVRGSHVYLVPRSNGELVVGATSEELGWDTTVTAGGVYELLRDAHELVPGITELPLTETRAGLRPGSPDNAPLLGPTALPGLVLATGHYRNGVLLTPVTGDVMATVLTTGRLPDEARAFTPRRFAPAAPLPVRQEQPA